A single Arcanobacterium canis DNA region contains:
- a CDS encoding dihydrodipicolinate synthase family protein translates to MTKPISGVVPPLAIPLKNTKLDVVSLERSINRMIEAGIDGLFVLGSTGEVAFSTSARREEILREATRIVAGRVPVLAGVIDTETERVIEHIKQAEKFGVDGIVATAPFYVLQGEEDVYRHFKALHEATDLPIWAYDIPVCVHWKLSPQFIMRLASEGILSGVKDSSGDDVSFRWLVRMNEAAGHPLQLLTGHEVVVDGALLGGADGSVPGLANVDPDGYVRMWKAAQAGDWPTVKAEQDRLADLMTMVFVKGVAGFGAGVGAFKAALKALGVFETNEMPTPVLPLEGENYEWVSAKLREAGLLA, encoded by the coding sequence ATGACAAAGCCAATCAGCGGCGTTGTACCTCCGCTGGCAATTCCGCTCAAGAACACAAAACTCGATGTTGTTTCACTCGAGCGTTCCATCAATCGCATGATCGAGGCGGGAATCGACGGCCTGTTCGTGTTGGGTTCCACAGGTGAGGTCGCGTTCTCGACGTCGGCTCGCCGTGAGGAAATTCTGCGCGAGGCGACGCGCATTGTCGCTGGCCGTGTTCCGGTTCTTGCCGGTGTCATCGACACTGAAACTGAGCGCGTGATCGAGCACATTAAGCAGGCTGAGAAGTTCGGCGTCGATGGTATCGTTGCCACCGCTCCGTTCTACGTGCTCCAGGGTGAAGAAGACGTCTACCGTCATTTCAAGGCACTCCACGAGGCAACTGACCTGCCGATCTGGGCCTACGACATCCCGGTGTGCGTACACTGGAAGCTTTCCCCGCAGTTCATCATGCGCCTGGCCTCTGAGGGGATCCTTTCGGGCGTGAAGGACTCTTCGGGCGATGATGTTTCCTTCCGTTGGCTCGTTCGCATGAACGAAGCTGCCGGGCATCCGCTCCAGCTGCTCACTGGTCACGAGGTCGTGGTTGACGGCGCGCTGCTTGGCGGTGCTGACGGCTCGGTTCCGGGCCTGGCAAACGTCGATCCTGATGGTTACGTGCGTATGTGGAAGGCCGCCCAGGCAGGCGATTGGCCCACCGTCAAGGCTGAGCAGGATCGTCTTGCTGACCTGATGACGATGGTGTTCGTCAAGGGCGTGGCAGGTTTCGGAGCAGGTGTTGGCGCTTTCAAGGCTGCCCTGAAGGCACTGGGCGTTTTTGAAACCAACGAAATGCCTACCCCGGTTCTCCCACTCGAAGGCGAGAACTACGAATGGGTATCGGCAAAGCTCCGCGAAGCAGGATTGCTTGCGTGA
- a CDS encoding ABC transporter ATP-binding protein, whose product MTTPIIDLRNVEVTFRTRTGSIFHPNKVRAVRGVNIQVMPGQTVGIVGESGSGKSTMANVMIGLQPATSGQVFFNGEEVTKRSAADRRKIGRVISVVFQDPATALNPRMTVSDQLADPLRVHGIGDETSRAARVRELISVVGLPTSALDALPGQLSGGQRQRVAIARALALEPKAIIADEPTSALDVSVRAQILNLLMDLKKELGLAMVFISHDIQTVRYISDRIAVMNHGQIVEEGPAHELLANPQDDYTKKLLGAAPSLLHPTL is encoded by the coding sequence ATGACCACTCCAATCATTGATTTACGCAATGTGGAAGTGACATTCCGGACGCGTACAGGCTCGATTTTCCACCCCAACAAGGTTCGCGCTGTGCGCGGCGTCAATATCCAGGTGATGCCTGGTCAGACCGTTGGTATCGTGGGCGAATCGGGTTCTGGTAAGTCCACAATGGCCAACGTGATGATCGGTCTTCAGCCGGCAACTTCAGGCCAAGTGTTCTTCAACGGCGAGGAGGTGACGAAACGAAGTGCTGCAGACCGTCGTAAGATCGGCCGCGTCATCTCCGTCGTCTTCCAAGATCCCGCCACTGCCCTCAATCCGCGTATGACAGTATCTGACCAGCTCGCTGACCCGTTGCGTGTACACGGTATTGGTGACGAAACGTCACGCGCTGCTCGCGTACGAGAGTTGATTTCCGTCGTCGGATTGCCGACGTCGGCACTGGATGCGCTTCCGGGTCAACTTTCCGGTGGACAGCGCCAGCGCGTAGCAATTGCTCGCGCACTTGCGCTCGAACCGAAGGCAATCATCGCTGACGAGCCGACCTCGGCACTCGATGTGTCGGTTCGCGCCCAGATTCTCAACCTTCTAATGGACTTGAAGAAGGAGCTGGGCCTTGCGATGGTCTTTATCTCGCACGATATTCAGACTGTTCGGTACATCTCGGATCGTATTGCGGTGATGAACCACGGTCAGATCGTGGAGGAGGGGCCCGCTCACGAGCTCCTCGCCAACCCCCAAGACGACTACACCAAGAAGCTCCTTGGTGCAGCCCCGTCGCTACTTCACCCCACTCTTTAA
- a CDS encoding TetR/AcrR family transcriptional regulator, whose amino-acid sequence MAESARKSAMERLLEGTLSERRLHTRMRLLKAGEELIASHGILGTSVGDITKKAGFTRGAFYSNFRDMDHFVQTLASEQWERILHALSDAFDSPAHTHTGSHADDAETLARLAELGQRIVEAIPLTRETSLLLTEFSTYLARSENKDTPLRAGADTFARQLAEVIDTRLAAIGRRTTLSTADTVQVILAMAERSITQALTRGKSNYTELLVRTLPEILVRLTQPSAEQSPQQ is encoded by the coding sequence GTGGCCGAATCTGCCAGAAAAAGTGCAATGGAGCGGCTTCTCGAGGGCACACTATCTGAGCGGCGCCTCCACACTCGAATGCGTCTACTCAAAGCCGGTGAAGAATTGATCGCTTCTCACGGGATACTTGGCACCTCAGTAGGCGACATCACGAAAAAGGCCGGATTTACGCGTGGAGCGTTCTATTCCAACTTCCGCGACATGGATCATTTCGTTCAGACCCTGGCAAGTGAGCAGTGGGAACGTATTCTTCATGCGCTTTCCGATGCTTTCGACTCCCCGGCGCACACCCACACCGGATCACACGCCGACGACGCCGAAACGCTGGCTCGCCTGGCAGAACTCGGCCAACGTATCGTCGAGGCGATCCCGCTAACTCGGGAAACGTCGCTCCTTCTGACAGAGTTTTCAACCTATCTGGCACGTTCAGAAAATAAGGACACCCCGCTTCGAGCAGGCGCAGACACTTTTGCTCGACAACTCGCTGAGGTCATTGATACTCGACTGGCAGCAATTGGCCGACGAACGACACTGTCAACTGCCGATACCGTCCAAGTTATTTTGGCGATGGCTGAACGCTCGATCACCCAAGCGCTGACGCGTGGGAAATCGAACTACACGGAACTCCTTGTGCGAACGCTTCCTGAAATTTTGGTTCGGCTCACCCAGCCGAGTGCCGAGCAATCGCCTCAGCAATAA
- a CDS encoding ROK family protein, with amino-acid sequence MSQINGRVLALDIGGTKVGWAVFAHSHSHPDSSHAPLTRSDLTTVARGVMPTEAPKGGADLARRLVELTQSLVVEHSCVGVAIASAGVVDPETGAIISATDTLPGWSGTPLGGLLRHATGVPVWIINDVHAHGLGEATMGAGRGCGIVASIAVGTGIGGAVIDNGEISFGAHNLAGHFGHVHHHFGAGVPCSCGRSGHLEAFASGSGLAAWYNQRSDVEKVADGAQLRMRADAGDELARSCFTESAYAVGEVLSSLANCIDPNIIVVSGSVANKNGEEWWDSLRAGYAAGAMDGVSCVPIVGGELGDDAPLLGAYHNFIARSRDHHSL; translated from the coding sequence ATGAGTCAGATTAACGGGCGGGTACTCGCGCTCGACATCGGCGGGACAAAAGTTGGCTGGGCGGTATTCGCTCATTCACACTCGCACCCTGATTCCTCTCATGCTCCCCTCACCCGCTCGGACCTGACCACTGTTGCCCGAGGCGTCATGCCAACGGAGGCTCCCAAAGGCGGAGCAGATCTGGCGCGTCGCCTCGTCGAACTGACGCAATCGCTGGTTGTCGAGCATTCGTGTGTTGGTGTAGCTATCGCTAGTGCGGGTGTTGTCGATCCAGAAACAGGCGCGATCATTTCGGCCACTGACACTTTGCCTGGATGGAGCGGTACGCCACTCGGTGGTCTTCTCCGCCATGCCACGGGTGTTCCTGTCTGGATTATCAACGACGTTCACGCTCACGGTTTAGGTGAAGCAACGATGGGTGCAGGTCGAGGCTGCGGCATTGTCGCCTCGATTGCCGTTGGCACCGGCATCGGCGGAGCAGTGATCGACAATGGCGAGATCAGTTTCGGTGCTCACAATCTTGCAGGGCATTTCGGACACGTCCACCATCACTTCGGCGCGGGTGTGCCCTGCTCGTGCGGGCGCAGTGGACATCTGGAAGCCTTCGCTTCAGGCTCAGGACTTGCCGCCTGGTACAACCAACGCTCCGACGTCGAAAAGGTTGCCGACGGTGCTCAGTTGCGTATGCGCGCCGACGCCGGTGATGAACTTGCTCGCTCTTGCTTCACTGAGTCTGCCTACGCCGTCGGCGAGGTTCTATCCTCCCTGGCGAACTGCATCGATCCGAACATCATCGTCGTGTCAGGTTCTGTGGCAAACAAAAATGGTGAGGAATGGTGGGATAGCCTTCGCGCCGGGTATGCCGCTGGGGCGATGGACGGGGTTTCATGCGTTCCCATTGTCGGCGGTGAACTTGGCGACGATGCGCCACTCCTGGGTGCGTATCACAACTTCATTGCCAGATCGCGTGACCATCATTCGCTCTAG
- a CDS encoding N-acetylmannosamine-6-phosphate 2-epimerase — translation MNPLIEQLRGKLVVSVQAYPGEPMRNPETMAQIARAAEIGGAAAIRCQGLADISAIKGRVEIPVIGLWKEGHDGVFITPTLHHARACRLAGSDIVAIDATRRPRPDGRTYGETVAALHDDGTLVMADCGSFDDAVMAVEAGSDIISTTLAGYTGEREKSHGPDFELLRQMVEAFPEVPVLCEGRVHTPADAAAVMEAGAFAVVVGTGITHPTSITQWFVNAVENR, via the coding sequence ATGAATCCGCTTATTGAACAGCTTCGAGGCAAACTTGTTGTGTCCGTCCAGGCATACCCGGGTGAGCCCATGCGCAATCCGGAAACGATGGCTCAGATTGCCCGTGCTGCCGAAATCGGCGGTGCTGCGGCGATTCGATGCCAGGGTCTTGCCGATATTTCAGCGATTAAAGGTCGCGTAGAAATTCCCGTCATCGGACTGTGGAAAGAAGGGCACGACGGCGTTTTCATCACTCCGACACTTCATCACGCGCGCGCCTGCCGCCTTGCCGGTTCCGATATCGTCGCGATTGACGCTACCCGCCGCCCGCGTCCCGATGGTCGCACATACGGCGAAACCGTCGCTGCTCTTCACGATGACGGCACACTGGTGATGGCCGACTGTGGTTCCTTCGACGATGCAGTCATGGCGGTTGAAGCTGGTTCCGACATTATTTCCACGACTTTGGCTGGTTATACAGGCGAACGCGAGAAGTCTCATGGGCCAGATTTTGAGCTTTTGCGCCAAATGGTTGAGGCGTTCCCTGAGGTACCCGTGTTGTGCGAGGGTCGTGTACACACGCCTGCCGACGCTGCGGCGGTTATGGAGGCCGGTGCCTTCGCCGTCGTCGTCGGAACAGGGATTACGCATCCTACGTCGATCACACAGTGGTTTGTTAACGCCGTAGAAAATCGTTAA
- a CDS encoding alpha/beta hydrolase fold domain-containing protein produces MMNIAGQAKPYLDRELVALVEANPPSVNSDIRAWRKASEAAYVEPTMPHGFSREQRAVPSMTLPPAVGEPHDSQPTGREVELRVITRQGVAPGAVLFVIHGGGYVAGRAKFEDERCCELIKEFGDDLWPDGEKTLVTAAPDYALAPDYPHPAGLEDTVATLRYVRGEWPDVPIILYGDSAGSGMIRQLLARLSEEELSTLAGVIALEPCLSPRMDTPSFNTYADAVTWSAQAAQFSWDAYFGSLCDRSVIEPEVTQVSEEFPPVWIAVNPVDTLRDEGIAWYLSLADAGANVQLHAFPGTFHGWLAGLGTRSWERVKESLRPFIAEAIARHSAG; encoded by the coding sequence ATGATGAACATTGCTGGCCAGGCGAAACCGTATCTGGATCGCGAATTAGTGGCGCTTGTGGAAGCGAATCCGCCGTCGGTCAACTCTGACATTCGTGCTTGGCGGAAGGCGAGTGAAGCCGCCTATGTTGAACCGACGATGCCCCACGGCTTTAGCCGTGAGCAACGTGCTGTGCCCAGCATGACGCTTCCGCCAGCCGTCGGCGAACCTCACGACTCCCAACCGACGGGACGCGAAGTTGAATTGCGTGTGATCACGCGTCAGGGCGTTGCCCCCGGTGCAGTCTTATTTGTGATCCATGGTGGCGGGTATGTGGCAGGTCGCGCAAAATTTGAGGACGAGCGATGCTGCGAACTCATCAAGGAATTTGGTGACGATCTGTGGCCTGACGGCGAAAAAACACTTGTGACTGCGGCGCCTGATTACGCGCTCGCTCCCGATTATCCTCACCCCGCAGGACTTGAGGACACAGTGGCGACGTTGCGATATGTGCGTGGTGAATGGCCTGATGTGCCGATTATCCTCTACGGCGACTCAGCTGGTTCTGGCATGATTCGTCAGCTTCTTGCTCGGTTAAGTGAGGAGGAATTGAGTACACTCGCGGGCGTGATTGCACTTGAGCCGTGTCTGAGCCCGCGCATGGATACACCGTCTTTTAACACATACGCTGATGCCGTGACGTGGAGTGCTCAGGCTGCCCAATTCTCTTGGGACGCGTATTTCGGTTCTCTTTGTGATCGCAGTGTCATTGAGCCAGAAGTGACGCAGGTGAGCGAGGAATTTCCTCCGGTGTGGATCGCTGTTAATCCGGTCGATACCCTGCGTGACGAAGGAATCGCTTGGTATCTGTCTCTCGCCGACGCCGGGGCAAACGTTCAGTTGCATGCCTTTCCTGGCACATTCCACGGGTGGCTTGCTGGACTTGGTACGCGCTCGTGGGAGCGCGTCAAGGAGTCGCTCAGGCCATTTATTGCTGAGGCGATTGCTCGGCACTCGGCTGGGTGA